One Ornithorhynchus anatinus isolate Pmale09 chromosome 2, mOrnAna1.pri.v4, whole genome shotgun sequence DNA segment encodes these proteins:
- the EPHB6 gene encoding ephrin type-B receptor 6 isoform X1 has product MDAKKPTRVAGRGQGMWAPCLRLCLWALGLLPPTAALEEMLLDTTGVTSEIGWFTYPPGSWDEVSVLDDQRRPARTFEACHVAGPGGEQDNWLRTHFVERRGAQRAHVRLLFSVRACASLGAGGRPAGGPTCRETFTLYYRQADGDGPTGPAWHRGPWTKVDTIAADESFPAPPPLATGAVGAVGAGGGAWRRPGLGLNIKERGFGPLSQRGFYLAFQDTGACLSLVAVQVFAYKCPAVLHAFATFPETRAGGEQASLVEAAGTCVEQAEPEAEGLPGGTGPGPGSSPRLHCNGEGEWMVPVGRCRCRPGFQPAAEEQACLACPVGSFKAAAGDTPCTPCPPRSQAPEPGTPICPCLSGFFRPISDPPDAPCTGPPSAPQDLRFEIQGSAVLLHWRLPLDLGGRGDVVFNVVCKECEGAACRRCGDGVRFDPRQRGLSESRVLVAGLRPHVPYTLEVQAVNGVSELSPDPPQATPVNVTTSHAVPSAVPVVHQVSRAADSITVSWPQPDQPNGLILDYQLRYCDQADDEASSSTLTSETNVATVAQLSPGHVYAFQVRARSAAGHGPYGGKAYFQTLPRGELSHLAPERLPLVVGSALGALAFLALAAVAILTLVFKRKRRPSVYSERLQHRISSRGLGVKHYIDPSIYEDPSQAVCEFAREVDAAQVKIEEVIGTGSFGEVCRGRLQPVGRREQAVAIQTLRAGWTEGQRRAFLARASLLAQFQHPNILRLEAVVTKSRPLMVLTELMEHGPLDSFLRQREGQFSVLQLVSMQRGVAAALLYLSGRGFVHRALAAHSVLVNGHLVCKVARLGHGPSSHKDGSPPSSSPAPRDGRPSPRWAAPEVVSHGKFTSASDVWSFGVIMWEVMSYGERPYWDMSDQEVLTAVGQEFRLPPPPGCPAPLHLLMLDTWHRERVQRPRFDQLVAALDKMIRKPDGLKASVDPGDRPSQPLLSPSAPDFPSLETPQAWLQAIGMERYQDNFAQAGLGRFEDVARLKLEDLQALGITLAGHQKKLLHSVHLLQLYLSRPGSVEV; this is encoded by the exons ATGGATGCTAAGAAGCCCACCAGGGTGGCGGGCAGAGGTCAGGGGATGTGGGCCCCATGCCTGCGCCTATGCCTCTGGGCGCtcggcctcctgcctcccactgcagccttggaag AGATGCTGCTGGACACGACAGGGGTGACTTCCGAGATCGGCTGGTTCACCTATCCTCCAGGCAGC TGGGACGAGGTCAGCGTCCTGGATGACCAGCGGCGCCCTGCACGGACGTTCGAGGCGTGCCACGTGGCTGGCCCGGGCGGCGAGCAGGACAACTGGCTGCGGACCCACTTCGTGGAGCGGCGCGGGGCACAGCGGGCCCACGTGCGGCTGCTCTTCTCGGTACGGGCCTGTGCCAgcctcggggccgggggtcgCCCCGCCGGGGGTCCCACCTGCCGCGAGACCTTCACCCTGTACTACCGCCAGGCAGACGGCGACGGCCCCACGGGCCCGGCCTGGCACCGGGGGCCCTGGACCAAGGTGGACACCATCGCAGCGGATGAGAGTTTCCCTGCGCCCCCGCCCTTGGCCACAGGAGCCGTGGGGGccgtgggggcagggggcggggcctggcggcgGCCGGGCCTAGGCCTGAACATCAAGGAACGTGGCTTTGGCCCACTGAGCCAGCGCGGCTTCTACCTGGCCTTCCAGGACACGGGCGCCTGCCTGTCGCTCGTGGCCGTCCAGGTGTTCGCCTACAAATGCCCCGCCGTGCTGCACGCCTTCGCGACCTTCCCGGAGACGCGGGCCGGCGGGGAGCAGGCCTCGCTGGTGGAGGCGGCGGGCACGTGCGTGGAGCAGGCGGAGCCCGAAGCGGAAGGTCTGCCCGGAGGGAcgggacccgggcccgggagttccCCGCGTCTGCACTGTAATGGCGAGGGCGAGTGGATGGTGCCGGTGGGCCGCTGCCGCTGCCGGCCCGGCTTCCAGCCCGCTGCCGAGGAGCAGGCCTGTCTAG CGTGTCCTGTGGGCTCATTCAAGGCCGCAGCGGGAGATACCCCgtgcaccccctgccctccccgcagcCAGGCCCCGGAGCCCGGAACCCCCATCTGCCCCTGTCTGAGTGGCTTCTTCCGGCCCATCTCGGATCCCCCAGACGCCCCCTGTACAG GCCCCCCGTCGGCTCCCCAGGACCTGCGCTTTGAGATCCAGGGCTCCGCGGTTCTGCTACACTGGAGGCTGCCGCTGGATCTTGGGGGGCGAGGCGATGTGGTGTTCAACGTGGTGTGCAAGGAGTGTGAGGGCGCCGCCTGCCGACGCTGTGGGGACGGGGTGCGCTTCGACCCACGCCAGCGGGGCCTGTCGGAGAGCCGCGTGCTCGTGGCCGGCCTGCGGCCGCACGTGCCCTACACGCTAGAAGTGCAGGCGGTCAACGGAGTGTCCGAGCTCAGCCCTGACCCACCCCAGGCTACACCTGTCAACGTCACCACCAGCCACGCCG TGCCCTCGGCCGTCCCCGTGGTCCACCAGGTGAGCCGGGCGGCCGATAGCATCACAGTGTCGTGGCCACAGCCCGACCAGCCCAATGGCCTCATCCTGGACTACCAGCTACGCTACTGTGACCAG GCAGACGATGAGGCCAGCTCTTCCACACTGACCAGTGAGACCAACGTTGCCACCGTGGCCCAGCTCAGCCCCGGCCACGTCTACGCCTTCCAGGTGAGGGCCCGGAGTGCCGCCGGCCACGGCCCCTACGGAGGAAAGGCCTACTTCCAAACCCTGCCCCGAG GTGAGCTGTCTCACCTGGCTCCAGAGCGGCTCCCCCTCGTGGTCGGCTCCGCCCTGGGGGCCCTGGCGTTCCTCGCTCTGGCCGCCGTCGCCATCCTCACTCTCGTCTTCAAGAG GAAACGGCGGCCATCCGTTTACTCTGAGCGACTGCAGCACCGCATCAGCTCCCGCG GTCTGGGGGTGAAGCATTACATTGACCCGTCCATCTACGAGGACCCCAGCCAGGCCGTCTGCGAATTTGCCCGGGAGGTGGACGCCGCCCAGGTCAAGATCGAGGAGGTCATCGGGACGG GCTCCTTCGGGGAGGTGTGCCGGGGCCGGCTGCAGCCCGTCGGCCGGAGGGAACAGGCGGTGGCCATCCAGACCCTGCGCGCCGGCTGGACGGAGGGGCAACGCCGGGCCTTCCTGGCTCGGGCGTCTCTACTGGCCCAGTTCCAGCACCCCAACATCCTGCGGCTCGAGGCCGTGGTCACCAAGAGCCGGCCGCTCATGGTGCTGACTGAGCTGATGGAGCACGGCCCCCTGGACTCCTTCCTTAGG CAGCGGGAGGGTCAGTTCAGCGTCCTGCAGCTGGTGTCCATGCAGAGAGGCGTGGCGGCCGCTCTGCTCTACCTCTCGGGGCGAGGCTTTGTGCATCGGGCCCTGGCGGCCCACAGCGTGCTGGTCAACGGCCACCTGGTGTGCAAGGTGGCCAGGCTTGGACACGGCCCCTCCAGCCACAAGGacggctcccctccctcctccagccctgccccccgG GACGGACGTCCCTCTCCACGCTGGGCCGCCCCGGAGGTGGTCTCCCACGGCAAGTTCACATCAGCGAGTGACGTCTGGAGCTTTGGGGTGATCATGTGGGAGGTCATGAGCTACGGTGAGCGGCCCTACTGGGACATGAGTGACCAGGAG GTGCTGACTGCAGTAGGGCAGGAATTCCGGCTGCCCCCGCCTCCGGGCTGCCCCGCCCCTCTACACCTGCTCATGCTGGACACCTGGCACCGGGAGCGAGTCCAGCGCCCTCGCTTTGACCAGCTGGTGGCCGCCCTGGACAAGATGATCCGCAAACCTGATGGCCTGAAGGCCAGTGTGGACCCCGGCGACAG ACCCTCTCAGCCCCTGCTGAGCCCCTCGGCACCTGACTTCCCCTCGCTGGAAACCCCCCAAGCCTGGCTCCAGGCGATAGGGATGGAACGTTACCAGGACAACTTCGCCCAGGCTGGGCTCGGACGCTTCGAGGACGTGGCCCGGCTCAAGCTTGA GGATCTTCAGGCCCTGGGGATCACTCTGGCTGGACACCAGAAGAAACTCCTGCACAGCGTCCACCTGCTACAGCTGTACCTAAGCCGGCCCGGTTCCGTGGAGGTGTGA
- the EPHB6 gene encoding ephrin type-B receptor 6 isoform X2 — protein MDAKKPTRVAGRGQGMWAPCLRLCLWALGLLPPTAALEEMLLDTTGVTSEIGWFTYPPGSWDEVSVLDDQRRPARTFEACHVAGPGGEQDNWLRTHFVERRGAQRAHVRLLFSVRACASLGAGGRPAGGPTCRETFTLYYRQADGDGPTGPAWHRGPWTKVDTIAADESFPAPPPLATGAVGAVGAGGGAWRRPGLGLNIKERGFGPLSQRGFYLAFQDTGACLSLVAVQVFAYKCPAVLHAFATFPETRAGGEQASLVEAAGTCVEQAEPEAEGLPGGTGPGPGSSPRLHCNGEGEWMVPVGRCRCRPGFQPAAEEQACLACPVGSFKAAAGDTPCTPCPPRSQAPEPGTPICPCLSGFFRPISDPPDAPCTGPPSAPQDLRFEIQGSAVLLHWRLPLDLGGRGDVVFNVVCKECEGAACRRCGDGVRFDPRQRGLSESRVLVAGLRPHVPYTLEVQAVNGVSELSPDPPQATPVNVTTSHAVPSAVPVVHQVSRAADSITVSWPQPDQPNGLILDYQLRYCDQADDEASSSTLTSETNVATVAQLSPGHVYAFQVRARSAAGHGPYGGKAYFQTLPRGLGVKHYIDPSIYEDPSQAVCEFAREVDAAQVKIEEVIGTGSFGEVCRGRLQPVGRREQAVAIQTLRAGWTEGQRRAFLARASLLAQFQHPNILRLEAVVTKSRPLMVLTELMEHGPLDSFLRQREGQFSVLQLVSMQRGVAAALLYLSGRGFVHRALAAHSVLVNGHLVCKVARLGHGPSSHKDGSPPSSSPAPRDGRPSPRWAAPEVVSHGKFTSASDVWSFGVIMWEVMSYGERPYWDMSDQEVLTAVGQEFRLPPPPGCPAPLHLLMLDTWHRERVQRPRFDQLVAALDKMIRKPDGLKASVDPGDRPSQPLLSPSAPDFPSLETPQAWLQAIGMERYQDNFAQAGLGRFEDVARLKLEDLQALGITLAGHQKKLLHSVHLLQLYLSRPGSVEV, from the exons ATGGATGCTAAGAAGCCCACCAGGGTGGCGGGCAGAGGTCAGGGGATGTGGGCCCCATGCCTGCGCCTATGCCTCTGGGCGCtcggcctcctgcctcccactgcagccttggaag AGATGCTGCTGGACACGACAGGGGTGACTTCCGAGATCGGCTGGTTCACCTATCCTCCAGGCAGC TGGGACGAGGTCAGCGTCCTGGATGACCAGCGGCGCCCTGCACGGACGTTCGAGGCGTGCCACGTGGCTGGCCCGGGCGGCGAGCAGGACAACTGGCTGCGGACCCACTTCGTGGAGCGGCGCGGGGCACAGCGGGCCCACGTGCGGCTGCTCTTCTCGGTACGGGCCTGTGCCAgcctcggggccgggggtcgCCCCGCCGGGGGTCCCACCTGCCGCGAGACCTTCACCCTGTACTACCGCCAGGCAGACGGCGACGGCCCCACGGGCCCGGCCTGGCACCGGGGGCCCTGGACCAAGGTGGACACCATCGCAGCGGATGAGAGTTTCCCTGCGCCCCCGCCCTTGGCCACAGGAGCCGTGGGGGccgtgggggcagggggcggggcctggcggcgGCCGGGCCTAGGCCTGAACATCAAGGAACGTGGCTTTGGCCCACTGAGCCAGCGCGGCTTCTACCTGGCCTTCCAGGACACGGGCGCCTGCCTGTCGCTCGTGGCCGTCCAGGTGTTCGCCTACAAATGCCCCGCCGTGCTGCACGCCTTCGCGACCTTCCCGGAGACGCGGGCCGGCGGGGAGCAGGCCTCGCTGGTGGAGGCGGCGGGCACGTGCGTGGAGCAGGCGGAGCCCGAAGCGGAAGGTCTGCCCGGAGGGAcgggacccgggcccgggagttccCCGCGTCTGCACTGTAATGGCGAGGGCGAGTGGATGGTGCCGGTGGGCCGCTGCCGCTGCCGGCCCGGCTTCCAGCCCGCTGCCGAGGAGCAGGCCTGTCTAG CGTGTCCTGTGGGCTCATTCAAGGCCGCAGCGGGAGATACCCCgtgcaccccctgccctccccgcagcCAGGCCCCGGAGCCCGGAACCCCCATCTGCCCCTGTCTGAGTGGCTTCTTCCGGCCCATCTCGGATCCCCCAGACGCCCCCTGTACAG GCCCCCCGTCGGCTCCCCAGGACCTGCGCTTTGAGATCCAGGGCTCCGCGGTTCTGCTACACTGGAGGCTGCCGCTGGATCTTGGGGGGCGAGGCGATGTGGTGTTCAACGTGGTGTGCAAGGAGTGTGAGGGCGCCGCCTGCCGACGCTGTGGGGACGGGGTGCGCTTCGACCCACGCCAGCGGGGCCTGTCGGAGAGCCGCGTGCTCGTGGCCGGCCTGCGGCCGCACGTGCCCTACACGCTAGAAGTGCAGGCGGTCAACGGAGTGTCCGAGCTCAGCCCTGACCCACCCCAGGCTACACCTGTCAACGTCACCACCAGCCACGCCG TGCCCTCGGCCGTCCCCGTGGTCCACCAGGTGAGCCGGGCGGCCGATAGCATCACAGTGTCGTGGCCACAGCCCGACCAGCCCAATGGCCTCATCCTGGACTACCAGCTACGCTACTGTGACCAG GCAGACGATGAGGCCAGCTCTTCCACACTGACCAGTGAGACCAACGTTGCCACCGTGGCCCAGCTCAGCCCCGGCCACGTCTACGCCTTCCAGGTGAGGGCCCGGAGTGCCGCCGGCCACGGCCCCTACGGAGGAAAGGCCTACTTCCAAACCCTGCCCCGAG GTCTGGGGGTGAAGCATTACATTGACCCGTCCATCTACGAGGACCCCAGCCAGGCCGTCTGCGAATTTGCCCGGGAGGTGGACGCCGCCCAGGTCAAGATCGAGGAGGTCATCGGGACGG GCTCCTTCGGGGAGGTGTGCCGGGGCCGGCTGCAGCCCGTCGGCCGGAGGGAACAGGCGGTGGCCATCCAGACCCTGCGCGCCGGCTGGACGGAGGGGCAACGCCGGGCCTTCCTGGCTCGGGCGTCTCTACTGGCCCAGTTCCAGCACCCCAACATCCTGCGGCTCGAGGCCGTGGTCACCAAGAGCCGGCCGCTCATGGTGCTGACTGAGCTGATGGAGCACGGCCCCCTGGACTCCTTCCTTAGG CAGCGGGAGGGTCAGTTCAGCGTCCTGCAGCTGGTGTCCATGCAGAGAGGCGTGGCGGCCGCTCTGCTCTACCTCTCGGGGCGAGGCTTTGTGCATCGGGCCCTGGCGGCCCACAGCGTGCTGGTCAACGGCCACCTGGTGTGCAAGGTGGCCAGGCTTGGACACGGCCCCTCCAGCCACAAGGacggctcccctccctcctccagccctgccccccgG GACGGACGTCCCTCTCCACGCTGGGCCGCCCCGGAGGTGGTCTCCCACGGCAAGTTCACATCAGCGAGTGACGTCTGGAGCTTTGGGGTGATCATGTGGGAGGTCATGAGCTACGGTGAGCGGCCCTACTGGGACATGAGTGACCAGGAG GTGCTGACTGCAGTAGGGCAGGAATTCCGGCTGCCCCCGCCTCCGGGCTGCCCCGCCCCTCTACACCTGCTCATGCTGGACACCTGGCACCGGGAGCGAGTCCAGCGCCCTCGCTTTGACCAGCTGGTGGCCGCCCTGGACAAGATGATCCGCAAACCTGATGGCCTGAAGGCCAGTGTGGACCCCGGCGACAG ACCCTCTCAGCCCCTGCTGAGCCCCTCGGCACCTGACTTCCCCTCGCTGGAAACCCCCCAAGCCTGGCTCCAGGCGATAGGGATGGAACGTTACCAGGACAACTTCGCCCAGGCTGGGCTCGGACGCTTCGAGGACGTGGCCCGGCTCAAGCTTGA GGATCTTCAGGCCCTGGGGATCACTCTGGCTGGACACCAGAAGAAACTCCTGCACAGCGTCCACCTGCTACAGCTGTACCTAAGCCGGCCCGGTTCCGTGGAGGTGTGA